One Oncorhynchus nerka isolate Pitt River unplaced genomic scaffold, Oner_Uvic_2.0 unplaced_scaffold_2119, whole genome shotgun sequence DNA segment encodes these proteins:
- the LOC115125181 gene encoding tripartite motif-containing protein 16-like, whose product MAQQGVLLDQDQFCCSVCLDLLKEPVAIPCGHSYCRSCIEGCWDQDVLKGVYSCPQCRETFTPRPNLRKNNMLAEVVEKLRKTGLQAAPPPALCYAGPGDVACDVCTGTRKQKALMSCLVCLASYCETHLQPHYESPALKKHKLVKATAQLQDKICSHHDKLLEVYCRTDQQCICYLCVMDEHKGHDTVSAAAERTEKQRQLGMSQQKVQQRFQEREKELKELQQAVESFKRSAQSAVEDSDQIFTELIRSIERRSSEVKELIRAQEEAQVSQAEGLLEQLKQEIAELRKRSTELEQLSHTEDHIHFLQSYQSLSSISVSSDLPSIVVRPLQYFGDVSKTVSELREKLEDFLKGEWTKISTTVNIVDVVLPPEPKTREQLLQYSCQLTLDPNTAHTHLSLSEGNRKVTYTGQVQPYPDHPDRFTNYYQVLCREGLSGRCYWEVERTGVVYTAVSYKDISRTETDSRFGDNNKSWSLKYYSGGYWFRHNNVETKVSGPQSSRVGVYLDHKAGTLSFYSVSDTMTLLHRVQTTFTQPLYPGFGLSGSAELVKL is encoded by the exons ATGGCTCAACAGGGAGTTCTGCTGGACCAGGACCagttctgttgttctgtctgtctggatctacTGAAGGAGCCGGTGGCTATTCCCTGTGGACACAGTTACTGTAGGAGCTGTATTGAGGGCTGCTGGGATCAGGATGTCCTGAAAGGGGTCTATAGCTgtcctcagtgcagagagaccttCACTCCAAGGCctaatctgaggaaaaataacatgttGGCTGAGGTGGTGGAGAAACTGAGGAAGACAGGACTCCAGGCTGCTCCCCCTCCTGCTCTGTGCTATGCTGGACCTGGAGATGTGGCGTGTGATGTCTGCACTGGGACCAGAAAGCAGAAAGCCCTCATGTCCTGTCTGGTGTGTCTGGCCTCTTACTGTGAGACTCACCTGCAACCTCACTATGAATCTCCTGCTTTGAAGAAGCACAAGCTGGTCAAAGCCACGGCACAACTACAGGATAAGATCTGCTCTCATCATGACAAACTGCTGGAGGTTTACTGTCGTACCGATCAGCAGTGTATCTGTTATCTGTGTGTGATGGATGAACATAAAGGCCATGATACAGTGTCAGCTGCAGCAGAGAGGACTGAGAAACAG AGGCAGCTGGGGATGAGTCAGCAGAAGGTCCAGCAGAGattccaggagagagagaaggagctgaaGGAGCTCCAACAGGCTGTGGAGTCTTTCAAG cgctCTGCACAGTCAGCAGTGGAGGACAGTGATCAGATCTTTACTGAGCTGATCCGCTCCATTGAGAGAAGGAGCTCTGAGGTGAAGGAGCTGATCAGAGCCCAAGAGGAGGCTCAAGTGAGTCAAGCTGAAGGACTCCTGGAGCAACTGAAGCAGGAGATAGCTGAGCTGAGGAAGAGAAGCACTGAGCTGGAgcagctctcacacacagaggaTCACATCCATTTCCTCCAG agttatcagtctctctccagtaTCAGTGTATCTTCAGACTTACCCAGCATCGTTGTCCGTCCTCTTCAGTACTTTGGAGATGTGAGTAAGACTGTgtctgaactgagagagaaactaGAAGACTTCCTTAAAGGAGAATGGACCAAGATCTCCACTACAG tgaATATAGTGGATGTTGTACTGCCTCCAGAGCCCAAGACCAGAGAACAGTTGTTACAAT attcctgtcagctcacactggacccaaacacagcacacacacacctctctctgtctgaagggAACAGAAAGGTGACCTATACAGGCCAAGTCCAACCATATCCTGACCATCCAGACAGATTCACCAACTACTACCAGgttctgtgtagagagggtctgtctggacgctgttactgggaggtggagaggactggTGTTGTTTATACAGCAGTCTCATATAAAGACATcagcagaacagagacagatagTAGATTTGGAGACAATAACAAGTCCTGGAGTTTAAAGTACTATAGTGGTGGTTATTGGTTCAGACACAATAATGTTGAGACTAAAGTATCAGGCCCTCAGTCCTCCAGAGTAGGAGTGTACCTGGATCACAAGGCAGGTACTCTGTCCTTCTACAGTGTCTCTGACACAATGACCCTCCTCCACAGAGTCCAGACCACATTCACTCAGCCCCTCTATCCTGGGTTTGGTCTCTCTGGTTCtgctgagctggttaaactgtaa